One genomic region from Erythrobacter mangrovi encodes:
- a CDS encoding cysteine synthase A, with amino-acid sequence MIDIPVRERALDLIGNTPLVRLEGPSAEAGCDIFGKCEFLNPGASVKDRAALYIIRDAEARGDLKPGGTVVEGTAGNTGIGIALVANALGYRTIIVMPDNQSPEKMATLRALGAELVTVPPTKYADCNHFQHVSRRMADEIEGAIWAGQFDNTANRKAHIETTAKELWAQLEGRIDGFTCAAGTGGTIAGVGMGLKELDENIVIALTDPHGAALYNYYAHGELKAEGSSVAEGIGQGRITGNLEGAPIDTQFRISDEEGLVWVARLLREEGLCLGLSSGINVAGAIALGKQLVAEGRENPRVATILCDTGFRYLSTLYNADWLAQKGLPVFEWLKSTD; translated from the coding sequence ATGATTGATATTCCCGTACGCGAGCGCGCGCTCGACCTCATCGGCAATACGCCGCTGGTCCGCCTTGAAGGACCGAGCGCGGAAGCCGGCTGCGACATTTTCGGCAAATGCGAATTCCTCAACCCCGGCGCTTCGGTGAAGGACCGCGCCGCGCTCTACATCATTCGTGATGCAGAGGCGCGGGGTGACCTGAAACCGGGCGGTACGGTGGTCGAAGGGACCGCGGGCAATACCGGCATCGGCATCGCACTGGTGGCCAATGCACTGGGCTACCGCACCATCATCGTGATGCCGGACAACCAATCGCCGGAAAAGATGGCGACCCTGCGCGCGCTTGGCGCGGAGCTGGTCACCGTACCACCGACCAAATACGCCGATTGCAATCACTTCCAGCACGTCTCGCGCCGGATGGCGGACGAGATCGAAGGCGCGATCTGGGCTGGGCAGTTCGACAACACGGCCAACCGCAAGGCACATATCGAAACCACGGCAAAGGAACTGTGGGCACAGCTTGAAGGACGGATCGACGGTTTTACCTGTGCGGCCGGAACGGGCGGAACGATTGCCGGCGTCGGCATGGGCCTAAAGGAACTGGACGAAAACATCGTCATCGCGCTGACCGACCCGCATGGGGCGGCGCTGTACAACTACTACGCCCACGGCGAACTCAAAGCGGAAGGGTCCTCGGTCGCCGAAGGGATCGGCCAGGGCCGGATCACCGGCAATCTCGAGGGCGCTCCGATCGATACCCAGTTCCGCATTTCGGACGAGGAAGGTCTTGTCTGGGTCGCGCGCCTGCTGCGCGAGGAAGGGCTGTGTCTGGGCCTGTCGAGCGGGATCAACGTCGCCGGAGCGATCGCGCTGGGCAAACAGCTAGTGGCGGAAGGACGTGAAAATCCGCGCGTGGCGACAATCCTGTGCGATACCGGCTTCCGTTACCTGTCGACGCTCTACAATGCCGACTGGCTGGCGCAGAAGGGCCTTCCGGTGTTCGAGTGGCTCAAGTCCACCGATTGA
- a CDS encoding division/cell wall cluster transcriptional repressor MraZ has protein sequence MAFGGYSGQAYSPAGDKGRFVLPPLFRKAVKDSSDGRVLCLMKHPTWNCLVGFGLSRKEELHAQIDREEEMAIRLGKEFDRDTRSSQLFGFVELPFDDSGRFVMPEHLRTLGGIEGGLYFQGGGRFFTLWNPDELAKMGDDWASAKAACGSFLEEVKAKGK, from the coding sequence GTGGCTTTCGGAGGGTACAGCGGACAGGCATATTCGCCTGCGGGCGACAAGGGTCGCTTCGTGCTGCCCCCGCTCTTCCGCAAGGCGGTGAAGGACAGCAGCGACGGCCGCGTCCTGTGCCTGATGAAGCACCCCACCTGGAACTGCCTCGTCGGCTTCGGCCTTTCCCGCAAGGAAGAGCTCCACGCACAGATCGACCGTGAAGAAGAGATGGCCATCCGTCTCGGCAAGGAGTTCGATCGCGACACCCGTTCCAGCCAGCTATTCGGTTTCGTCGAGCTTCCTTTCGACGACAGCGGCCGTTTCGTCATGCCCGAGCACCTGCGCACCCTAGGCGGGATCGAGGGCGGACTCTATTTCCAGGGCGGCGGCCGCTTTTTTACCCTGTGGAACCCGGACGAACTCGCCAAGATGGGCGACGACTGGGCAAGCGCGAAGGCCGCCTGCGGCAGCTTCCTCGAAGAAGTGAAGGCGAAGGGCAAGTGA
- a CDS encoding Gldg family protein, whose translation MRQRLRSKILLVAMLALAGCQPGEANGDDAPLPALGLFGTISIYWGEESDVADFLDDTGEPDWVRASLEESFELVPLDALEDDMLAAMRFLILAQPRPLAPSENVALDRWVRAGGQALIFADPMLTRHSSFPIGDRRRPQDVVLLSPILARWGLELRFDDEQPDTEHWVTHARGSIPTRLAGEFALLPGEGAAACRLSAAGLVARCDIGEGHVTLVADAAVLDGDEAGFVSSDRRDSFVGLVDESFTR comes from the coding sequence ATGCGGCAGCGCCTGCGCAGTAAGATCCTCCTCGTAGCAATGCTGGCGCTGGCAGGGTGCCAGCCCGGCGAGGCGAATGGAGACGATGCGCCTCTCCCGGCACTCGGCCTGTTCGGGACGATCTCGATTTACTGGGGCGAAGAGAGCGATGTTGCGGACTTCCTCGACGACACTGGCGAACCGGACTGGGTCCGCGCATCACTGGAAGAAAGCTTCGAGCTGGTACCGCTGGATGCGCTTGAGGACGATATGCTCGCGGCAATGCGCTTCCTGATCCTTGCCCAACCTCGTCCCCTGGCGCCCTCGGAGAACGTTGCGCTCGATCGCTGGGTGCGCGCCGGCGGGCAGGCGTTGATCTTTGCCGACCCGATGCTGACCCGGCACAGCAGCTTTCCGATCGGCGACCGGCGCCGACCGCAGGATGTGGTGCTGCTTTCGCCGATCCTGGCGCGTTGGGGCCTCGAATTACGGTTCGACGATGAGCAGCCCGATACGGAGCATTGGGTGACGCACGCCCGAGGCAGTATCCCGACACGACTGGCCGGAGAATTCGCACTGCTACCAGGTGAAGGCGCGGCTGCTTGCCGCTTATCCGCCGCAGGCCTGGTGGCCAGATGCGATATCGGTGAGGGTCACGTGACGCTGGTTGCCGATGCTGCCGTACTCGATGGCGATGAGGCGGGTTTTGTCTCTTCAGATCGGCGCGACTCCTTCGTCGGCCTGGTCGACGAGTCCTTTACGCGCTGA
- a CDS encoding 2Fe-2S iron-sulfur cluster-binding protein — MPKLIVTTREGETSEIDVADGLTVMEAIRDNGFDELLALCGGCCSCATCHVHVDPAFADKLPTMSEDEDDLLESTDHRIATSRLACQIPFTGDLDGLKVTIAPED, encoded by the coding sequence ATGCCCAAGCTGATTGTCACCACCCGTGAAGGCGAAACCAGCGAGATCGACGTCGCGGACGGCCTGACCGTGATGGAAGCGATCCGCGACAATGGCTTCGACGAGCTGCTGGCCCTGTGCGGCGGCTGCTGTTCGTGCGCCACCTGCCACGTGCACGTCGACCCCGCCTTTGCCGACAAGCTGCCGACGATGAGCGAGGATGAAGACGACCTGCTCGAATCAACCGATCACCGCATCGCGACGTCACGCCTGGCCTGCCAGATTCCCTTCACCGGCGATCTCGACGGGCTGAAGGTTACTATCGCGCCTGAAGATTGA